The following proteins are co-located in the Desulfobacterales bacterium genome:
- a CDS encoding efflux RND transporter periplasmic adaptor subunit produces the protein MKRIFRIGIPILVIICLVGGAILLVKQKKKDLGQTPAYGLKPRPVTVAVAEKGVLALKKEYLAVVEPFNEARVSARVTAEVEDIRVDEGDGVKAGEVLAELDAKEVEYAIDVVSSRIEQARAELSGSRATVEALRESHAYWRAEKKRSRALSEKGAISKSEAEQTAQKAADIKGKLTAAQAKSSAIERQIDALKKQKAELLTRRGYYTIKSPFDGIVTGRLADPGDMAAPAKTLFTVQDPSGVKIAFDVPQKDLPEVQKGLKAAFEVNGGIQKAEIRLMEPALDKAKMMRAEIWLDRAAAAGLDTGAYLPVTVKVAQLTDVILLPASALIEGPQQGSTHVFTVKDKTLSAKPVQFLGRTANRAAVRGIDAKTQVVENTYLGWATLSSGEKVEVVQ, from the coding sequence ATGAAACGTATATTTCGCATCGGAATACCGATACTGGTAATCATCTGTCTGGTTGGCGGTGCCATATTGCTGGTCAAACAGAAAAAAAAGGACCTGGGCCAGACACCGGCCTACGGCTTAAAGCCCCGGCCGGTGACTGTGGCTGTTGCTGAAAAAGGGGTTCTGGCCCTGAAAAAAGAGTATCTGGCGGTGGTGGAACCGTTTAATGAAGCGCGGGTATCGGCACGGGTGACGGCTGAGGTGGAAGACATCCGGGTGGATGAAGGCGACGGGGTCAAAGCTGGAGAGGTTCTTGCCGAACTTGACGCTAAAGAGGTTGAATACGCCATTGACGTGGTATCTTCCCGCATTGAACAGGCCAGGGCCGAGCTTTCCGGCAGCCGGGCCACGGTCGAAGCCCTCAGAGAATCCCATGCGTATTGGCGGGCAGAAAAAAAACGGTCCCGTGCTTTGTCAGAAAAAGGTGCGATTTCCAAATCCGAGGCAGAGCAGACAGCACAAAAGGCCGCGGATATCAAGGGAAAGTTGACGGCAGCCCAAGCGAAATCTTCAGCTATTGAAAGACAGATTGATGCCTTGAAAAAGCAGAAGGCTGAACTGCTCACCCGGCGCGGCTATTACACCATAAAAAGCCCTTTTGACGGCATTGTCACCGGACGCCTGGCAGACCCCGGGGACATGGCCGCCCCGGCAAAAACCCTGTTCACGGTCCAGGACCCGTCCGGGGTCAAAATCGCCTTTGACGTACCCCAGAAGGACCTGCCCGAAGTACAAAAGGGACTTAAAGCCGCTTTTGAGGTGAACGGCGGCATTCAAAAGGCCGAAATCCGGCTCATGGAGCCGGCCCTGGACAAGGCGAAAATGATGCGGGCCGAGATCTGGCTGGACCGGGCGGCCGCAGCCGGTCTTGACACGGGCGCCTATCTGCCGGTCACCGTAAAGGTCGCGCAGCTCACCGACGTGATCCTGCTTCCGGCATCCGCTCTGATCGAAGGCCCGCAGCAGGGCAGTACCCATGTATTTACGGTGAAAGACAAAACCCTTTCCGCAAAGCCGGTCCAATTCCTGGGGCGCACTGCGAACCGGGCGGCGGTCCGGGGAATTGATGCAAAAACACAGGTGGTCGAAAACACCTATCTGGGTTGGGCGACCCTTTCCTCCGGAGAGAAAGTAGAGGTTGTGCAATGA
- a CDS encoding TolC family protein, which translates to MKQIVPVIFLILLVSGCSGLQKDTGAFSPESGPYDRIPAAPEESRAPEESKAQPAEMKQDLTLPEAIELALQRNPGIEVQRHQAESARANWREARGKRLPHLSAAASASRYLDDQRLVPASSPGEPGAYSADQYGADLVLELPLFTGGRLINRASAARLFAEAAMDRLNRTREETVFNVTSTFYAILEQRRVIDSLRFSRKAVARQKQKIQDMIAVEKGVRVDLLRVRVRLSDIEQQLIAEENRLDALNRLLANLLGLETEQKRLPVKGELSFEGLDISAQEVSWQNVYDARRDYQALKNEAQAAEKALAAARGEYFPRLDLQGTYGGRWAEGDTTVQAGAEEEEDVGSIGLHLEMPLFAGGEIAARTAGARADQAAAQSRLRELELNIRREVQNARDAVIADKKRVQTTQAAIREAKEALDIEQTKYNLGKGTIVDVLDAQDALLRAQTNHARALAACKIDLARLKLARGMILSKE; encoded by the coding sequence ATGAAACAAATCGTTCCCGTTATTTTTCTGATATTGCTTGTGAGCGGATGCAGCGGGCTTCAAAAAGACACCGGGGCTTTTTCTCCGGAAAGCGGCCCATATGACCGCATTCCGGCGGCACCGGAGGAGTCCAGGGCGCCGGAAGAGTCCAAGGCGCAGCCGGCCGAAATGAAACAGGACCTGACCCTTCCGGAAGCAATCGAGCTGGCCTTGCAGCGAAATCCCGGCATTGAAGTCCAAAGGCATCAAGCCGAATCGGCGCGCGCCAACTGGCGGGAAGCCCGGGGCAAACGGCTGCCGCATCTCAGCGCGGCGGCCTCGGCCAGCCGGTACCTGGACGACCAGCGCCTGGTGCCGGCGAGTTCCCCTGGAGAACCAGGGGCCTATAGCGCGGATCAGTACGGCGCGGACCTGGTTTTGGAGCTGCCGCTGTTTACCGGCGGCCGCCTGATCAACCGGGCCTCGGCCGCCCGGCTTTTCGCCGAAGCCGCCATGGACAGGCTAAACCGGACCCGAGAAGAAACCGTCTTTAACGTGACTTCCACATTTTACGCCATCCTGGAGCAGCGCCGGGTAATCGATTCCCTGCGGTTTTCGCGAAAAGCCGTGGCGCGCCAGAAACAAAAAATCCAGGACATGATCGCGGTGGAAAAAGGGGTTCGGGTGGATCTGCTGCGGGTCCGGGTCCGGCTCTCAGACATCGAACAGCAGCTCATCGCCGAAGAAAACCGCCTGGATGCCCTCAACCGGCTGCTGGCCAACCTGCTGGGCCTGGAAACCGAGCAGAAACGCCTCCCGGTCAAGGGCGAGCTCTCATTTGAAGGCTTGGATATATCCGCCCAGGAGGTCTCCTGGCAAAACGTCTATGACGCGCGCCGGGACTACCAGGCCCTGAAAAACGAAGCCCAGGCGGCTGAAAAAGCCCTGGCCGCGGCCAGGGGAGAATACTTTCCCCGCCTGGATCTGCAGGGCACCTACGGCGGCCGGTGGGCCGAAGGCGACACCACCGTCCAGGCCGGGGCCGAGGAGGAGGAAGATGTGGGCAGCATCGGCCTGCACCTGGAAATGCCCCTGTTTGCCGGCGGCGAGATTGCTGCCAGAACCGCCGGTGCGCGGGCCGACCAGGCCGCCGCGCAGTCGCGGCTCAGGGAACTTGAGCTTAATATCCGCCGGGAAGTGCAAAATGCAAGGGATGCCGTTATCGCGGATAAAAAACGGGTACAGACCACCCAGGCGGCCATCAGGGAGGCAAAAGAAGCCCTGGATATCGAACAGACCAAGTACAACCTGGGCAAGGGCACCATTGTCGATGTCCTCGATGCCCAGGATGCCCTGCTGCGGGCCCAGACCAACCACGCCCGGGCCCTGGCCGCATGCAAGATCGACCTGGCCCGGCTCAAGCTGGCCCGGGGCATGATCCTGAGCAAGGAGTAA
- a CDS encoding efflux RND transporter permease subunit produces MELTATTLKRPVAVVVLTIAIVITGLFSFTQLEVDYLPEVTYPMIKIHIWWQGATPGEIETEIAEPIEEVLATVDNLDYLESSSIEGMYTLLVNFEYGVDVEVAYQDVITAMGRVSRRLPKSMDPPVIIKADPSQLPVMQMTVSSDQHDLVWLREWADNWLSDRLITVPGTAGVEIVGGLEREIRVHLDPQRMAAFGLSPAQVAGALSAGNRQIFAGRVTVENREIIARTMGEFESIAEIENLVVASGDNGGKVYVKDVAQVEDSHEDMRVNTRFNGEPAIKLNVLKQATANTVTVARAVQDRMETLETSMPSGIRIGYVENQGDYVLGAIHSVENSAILAAILVIVVVYLFLGRWRQVAVMMIALPATLLANFFVMKTAGFSINLFSLGGLVVALGVILDNSVVVLENITRLKAEGKADYTLAGTREVSSAIVAATLTFLAIFLPFLFVPGLAALLFKELVLVVAGIVVISLLVALTLTPLLTQSFLRGEKSTQGSKVARAFDAVLSALTRKYARLLQKCLQARWIIISAALVLFAGGLLLANLTGSEFLPKVDDGRVMVKLKMPSGTAVEKVDRILKQVEKKLEGLPEIESTFTLAGGKVWGLYTYEIANEGEVDIQLVPGAERNVSTRQFISKIKPMVAQIPTPGGKLMVKQMKVKGIRKVGEQEVEVKVQGSEIKPIFDFAKTAADRLDGVSGLGNINISMDMTKPEYRVHIDRAKASELGVSVDQVADMLQTLVQGRVATQYREGMEYYNIRLVVPEKRLTSKKDLESLVVAEKNGESIYLRDLADVRRASGPVEIVRENLAKQVIVRADSAGISVGEAVTRAEQAMAELAPPSGVSWEMGGQAQMMAENTKAMGLILAFAVLFAYVALAIQFESFVLPMLIMANVPLTLTGAFLALFLTATPIGVTVLIGLVVMMGGITSQGVVLLALAEQYRAEGAPARQAIEKAAPIRVRPILMTQLTTVLGLMPLALNLGEGGDMLVPMAIAVIGGLLYSLLLTLFFLPAAYGLAMGRQDAK; encoded by the coding sequence ATGGAACTCACGGCAACCACCCTCAAGCGGCCCGTAGCCGTCGTCGTTTTGACCATCGCCATTGTGATCACCGGCCTGTTCAGCTTCACCCAGCTCGAAGTGGACTATCTGCCGGAAGTCACCTACCCCATGATCAAAATCCACATCTGGTGGCAGGGGGCCACCCCGGGGGAGATCGAAACCGAGATCGCCGAGCCCATCGAGGAAGTGCTGGCCACGGTGGACAACCTCGACTACCTGGAGTCCTCCAGCATCGAGGGGATGTATACCCTCCTGGTGAACTTCGAATACGGGGTGGATGTGGAGGTCGCCTACCAGGACGTGATCACGGCCATGGGCCGGGTCTCCCGAAGGCTTCCCAAGTCCATGGACCCGCCGGTGATCATCAAGGCCGACCCTTCCCAGCTTCCGGTCATGCAGATGACGGTGTCTTCGGATCAGCACGATCTGGTCTGGCTCCGGGAATGGGCGGACAACTGGCTTTCGGACCGCCTGATTACCGTGCCGGGCACGGCGGGCGTGGAAATCGTCGGCGGCCTGGAGCGGGAAATCCGCGTTCACCTGGATCCGCAGCGCATGGCCGCTTTCGGGCTCTCGCCGGCCCAGGTGGCAGGGGCGCTTTCTGCGGGAAACCGCCAGATATTTGCCGGCCGGGTCACGGTGGAAAACCGGGAGATCATTGCCCGGACCATGGGCGAGTTTGAAAGCATCGCGGAAATCGAAAACCTGGTCGTGGCCAGCGGTGATAACGGCGGCAAGGTCTATGTCAAGGACGTGGCCCAAGTCGAGGATTCCCACGAGGACATGCGGGTCAACACCCGGTTTAACGGAGAACCGGCCATCAAGTTAAACGTGCTCAAACAGGCCACTGCCAACACCGTGACCGTGGCCCGTGCTGTGCAGGACAGAATGGAGACCCTGGAGACTTCCATGCCTTCCGGCATCCGCATCGGATACGTGGAAAATCAGGGCGATTACGTGCTGGGGGCGATTCACAGCGTGGAAAACTCGGCCATCCTGGCGGCCATCTTAGTCATTGTGGTGGTGTATCTGTTTCTGGGCCGCTGGCGGCAGGTGGCGGTCATGATGATCGCCCTGCCGGCGACCCTCCTGGCCAATTTCTTTGTCATGAAAACCGCCGGGTTTTCCATCAACCTGTTTTCCCTGGGCGGGCTGGTGGTGGCCCTGGGCGTAATCCTGGACAACTCCGTGGTTGTCCTGGAAAACATCACCCGGCTCAAGGCCGAAGGCAAAGCCGATTATACCCTTGCGGGCACCCGGGAGGTAAGCTCGGCCATCGTGGCCGCCACCCTGACCTTTCTGGCCATCTTTCTGCCCTTTTTGTTCGTGCCCGGACTGGCCGCCCTGCTGTTTAAGGAACTGGTGCTGGTGGTGGCCGGCATTGTGGTCATCTCCCTGCTCGTGGCCCTGACGTTGACCCCCCTGCTGACCCAATCTTTTCTCCGGGGCGAAAAATCAACACAGGGGTCAAAGGTCGCCCGGGCATTTGATGCCGTGCTTTCAGCCCTGACCCGAAAATACGCCCGGCTGTTGCAGAAATGCCTGCAGGCCCGGTGGATCATTATCAGCGCGGCACTGGTGTTGTTTGCCGGGGGCCTGCTGCTGGCCAATCTGACCGGATCGGAATTTCTGCCCAAGGTCGACGACGGCCGGGTCATGGTCAAGCTCAAGATGCCCTCGGGCACCGCAGTGGAAAAGGTGGACCGGATTTTAAAACAGGTGGAGAAAAAACTGGAGGGGCTGCCGGAGATCGAAAGCACATTCACCCTGGCCGGGGGCAAGGTCTGGGGCCTGTATACCTACGAGATCGCCAATGAAGGCGAAGTCGACATTCAACTGGTTCCCGGGGCGGAAAGAAATGTGAGCACCCGGCAATTCATCTCCAAGATCAAACCCATGGTCGCCCAAATTCCGACCCCCGGGGGCAAGCTCATGGTCAAGCAGATGAAGGTCAAGGGCATCCGCAAAGTGGGCGAACAGGAGGTGGAGGTCAAGGTCCAGGGCTCGGAAATCAAGCCCATCTTTGATTTTGCCAAAACAGCGGCCGACCGCCTCGATGGCGTGTCCGGCCTGGGCAATATCAATATCTCCATGGACATGACCAAACCGGAATACCGGGTCCATATTGACCGGGCCAAAGCCTCGGAGCTCGGCGTTTCAGTGGATCAGGTGGCGGACATGCTCCAGACCCTGGTGCAGGGGCGGGTGGCCACCCAGTACCGGGAAGGCATGGAGTACTACAACATCCGGCTGGTGGTCCCGGAAAAACGCCTGACCAGCAAGAAGGATCTGGAAAGCCTGGTTGTGGCGGAAAAAAACGGGGAATCCATTTACTTGCGGGATCTGGCCGATGTCCGCCGGGCATCCGGCCCGGTGGAAATCGTCCGGGAAAACCTGGCCAAGCAGGTTATTGTCCGGGCCGACTCCGCTGGCATATCCGTGGGAGAGGCCGTGACCCGGGCCGAGCAGGCCATGGCGGAATTGGCGCCCCCTTCCGGGGTGAGCTGGGAAATGGGCGGCCAGGCGCAGATGATGGCTGAAAACACCAAGGCCATGGGCCTTATCCTGGCCTTTGCCGTTTTGTTTGCCTATGTGGCCCTGGCCATTCAGTTTGAATCCTTTGTGCTGCCCATGCTGATCATGGCCAATGTCCCCCTGACGCTGACCGGGGCCTTTCTGGCCCTGTTTTTAACGGCAACGCCCATCGGGGTGACGGTTTTGATCGGCCTGGTGGTCATGATGGGCGGTATTACCTCCCAGGGCGTGGTCCTGCTGGCCCTGGCCGAGCAATACCGGGCGGAGGGCGCACCGGCCCGGCAGGCGATTGAAAAGGCGGCACCGATCCGCGTCCGTCCGATCCTGATGACCCAGCTGACCACGGTCCTCGGACTGATGCCCCTGGCCCTGAACCTGGGCGAAGGCGGGGACATGCTGGTGCCCATGGCCATCGCCGTCATCGGGGGGCTGCTGTATTCCCTGCTGCTGACCCTGTTTTTTCTGCCCGCGGCCTACGGGCTGGCAATGGGACGGCAGGATGCAAAATAG
- a CDS encoding efflux RND transporter periplasmic adaptor subunit, which yields MTYNIKLILRLLPVLWAVVFFIGCASEASSGKENNENKEKKAPLVETVTAQKQTISRTVEVTGDTVATNKITIRATVEGPVGFCPWREGDRVEKNEKLIEIDRPLYSAELKEAEANLAVAESKLADLKAGARPEEIAQAEQNVRYLEECAEFSRKNLERVRELAEKGGVSGEELEKAQVSYTECQTNLISAREKLSMLKTGPTQTELAVQEAEVKKAEAALAKARAKLDETRIYAPFDGIITKVSVHPGDLATPQAALLDMLDRTSLVVRFSVSEALISVIKPGMKATIRLDAYAGRDFEAQISRIYPELDRRTGTVPVEAELTDPPKLMPGMFARVLLPVQTANEAIVIPASALLSTSGDREAVFVVSDGKAMRREIRLGLEQGSRIQVIEGLEPGEKVVAAGMNNLRNGAAVRIAETQDSEKKNGQDN from the coding sequence ATGACATACAACATAAAGCTTATATTGCGCCTTTTGCCCGTGCTGTGGGCCGTGGTATTTTTCATCGGCTGCGCCTCAGAAGCGAGCTCCGGCAAGGAGAATAACGAGAATAAAGAAAAAAAAGCCCCGCTGGTCGAAACCGTAACGGCGCAAAAACAGACAATTTCCCGCACGGTCGAGGTGACCGGCGATACGGTGGCCACCAACAAAATCACCATTCGCGCCACCGTGGAAGGGCCGGTGGGATTTTGCCCCTGGCGGGAAGGCGACCGGGTCGAAAAGAATGAAAAGCTCATTGAAATTGATCGCCCCCTGTATTCCGCGGAGTTAAAGGAAGCCGAGGCAAACCTGGCAGTGGCAGAATCAAAGCTGGCGGATTTAAAAGCCGGGGCCCGGCCCGAAGAAATTGCCCAGGCCGAACAAAACGTCCGGTACCTGGAGGAGTGTGCCGAATTTTCCCGCAAAAACCTGGAGCGTGTCCGGGAACTGGCCGAAAAGGGCGGTGTGAGCGGGGAAGAGCTGGAAAAGGCCCAGGTATCCTATACCGAGTGCCAGACCAACTTGATCTCGGCCCGGGAGAAACTCTCCATGCTCAAAACCGGTCCCACCCAAACCGAACTGGCCGTCCAGGAAGCCGAAGTCAAAAAGGCAGAGGCCGCGCTGGCCAAAGCCCGGGCAAAACTGGATGAGACCCGGATTTACGCCCCTTTTGACGGAATCATCACCAAGGTTTCCGTGCATCCCGGAGACCTGGCCACGCCCCAGGCCGCTCTTCTGGACATGCTGGACCGCACCTCCCTGGTCGTGCGGTTTTCCGTCTCAGAAGCGCTGATATCTGTCATCAAGCCGGGCATGAAAGCCACCATCCGGCTGGATGCCTATGCCGGCCGGGACTTTGAAGCACAGATATCCCGGATATATCCGGAATTAGACCGCCGGACCGGAACGGTGCCGGTGGAGGCCGAATTGACCGATCCGCCGAAGCTCATGCCCGGCATGTTTGCCCGGGTTTTACTGCCGGTGCAAACCGCAAATGAAGCGATCGTCATTCCCGCAAGCGCCCTTTTGAGCACCTCGGGCGACCGGGAGGCGGTCTTTGTGGTCAGCGACGGCAAGGCGATGCGGCGCGAGATCCGGCTCGGCCTTGAACAGGGCAGCCGGATTCAGGTGATCGAAGGACTCGAGCCCGGCGAAAAGGTGGTTGCGGCCGGAATGAACAACCTGCGAAACGGCGCGGCCGTGCGCATTGCAGAAACACAGGATTCAGAGAAAAAAAACGGACAGGATAACTAA
- a CDS encoding putative zinc-binding protein: MTENCCEATSATTMLLPCSGGSNVGQLANRAAVELTTEGFGKIFCMAGIGGRISGFVQSAKDAESVIVIDGCEIGCGKATLQAAGVPLPRHRHLVVTEYGIEKNKDFNLNEDDVDLVKQAVKNATDEPAAAAGVPGGGSGCCS, from the coding sequence ATGACTGAAAACTGCTGTGAAGCCACAAGCGCCACCACCATGCTGCTGCCCTGCTCCGGAGGCTCCAACGTGGGCCAGCTGGCCAACCGGGCCGCCGTGGAACTGACCACGGAGGGATTCGGCAAAATATTCTGCATGGCCGGCATCGGCGGCCGTATCTCCGGGTTTGTCCAGTCGGCCAAAGACGCCGAATCCGTGATCGTCATAGACGGATGCGAGATCGGCTGCGGCAAGGCCACGCTGCAGGCAGCAGGCGTCCCGCTTCCCCGGCACCGGCACCTGGTGGTCACCGAATACGGAATCGAAAAAAACAAAGATTTCAACTTAAACGAAGACGACGTGGACCTCGTCAAGCAGGCGGTGAAAAACGCGACGGATGAACCCGCTGCCGCCGCAGGGGTTCCCGGAGGCGGCAGCGGGTGTTGCAGTTAA
- a CDS encoding heterodisulfide reductase-related iron-sulfur binding cluster: protein MTKEEYQEQESSYSFIRQVMDACADCDTCRFLMDESCLFFPELYRLYDRKKQTGARPTEKALHRLADMCTLCGLCPCPDIRAGIVRAKAARVREKGMPIGVRMLADLQNAGKYAGRFPALINQLLRISPSAKAAKRFAGIAEARRLPLLPAESFFARARRNGLNRMPDKHPKAAYFAGCTAGYLFPEVAGAAVAILKKNGIAVYVPPQQCCGMPTLVEGAEKITRSRVQHNLQALLDAADSGCDIVCSCPTCGFFMKVLLKEGAFYSRPYQESVNAGDDEIRIPDGRGGNRHVSLQKAVYGKILKDDSCFSDIDPLARISLSEKIRDMGQYLDQLHDKERLDTKFNPVNARMAYFAPCHQREQDMGSPYEKILALVPGLEIKRAGGAMDCCGMGGSLGFKESFHEASIRLGRRLAEKIRAAAPEAIVTDCLSCRLQFRHLMPEIRVFHPLEILQRAYEKAE, encoded by the coding sequence TTGACCAAAGAGGAGTACCAGGAACAGGAATCATCATACAGCTTTATCAGGCAGGTGATGGATGCATGTGCGGACTGCGACACCTGCCGCTTTCTAATGGATGAGAGCTGCCTGTTTTTCCCGGAACTCTACAGGCTTTACGACAGGAAAAAACAAACCGGCGCCCGGCCCACGGAAAAAGCGCTTCACCGGCTTGCAGACATGTGCACGCTCTGCGGTCTGTGCCCGTGCCCGGATATCCGGGCCGGCATTGTCCGGGCAAAGGCCGCTCGGGTCCGGGAAAAGGGCATGCCCATAGGGGTCCGCATGCTGGCCGACCTACAGAATGCCGGAAAATATGCGGGCCGTTTCCCGGCGCTGATCAATCAATTGCTCCGAATAAGCCCGTCTGCAAAAGCAGCCAAACGTTTTGCCGGCATTGCGGAGGCACGGAGATTGCCCTTGCTTCCGGCGGAAAGTTTTTTTGCCCGGGCCCGCAGAAACGGCTTGAACCGCATGCCGGACAAACACCCGAAAGCGGCCTATTTTGCCGGGTGCACGGCCGGCTACCTCTTTCCCGAAGTGGCCGGGGCCGCAGTTGCCATACTGAAAAAAAACGGTATTGCGGTATATGTGCCGCCCCAGCAGTGCTGCGGCATGCCGACACTGGTCGAAGGCGCGGAAAAGATCACGCGCAGCCGTGTGCAGCACAATCTTCAGGCTCTTCTGGATGCCGCGGACTCCGGCTGCGACATTGTCTGTTCCTGCCCGACCTGCGGATTCTTCATGAAAGTGCTTCTCAAAGAAGGCGCTTTTTATTCCCGGCCCTACCAGGAATCGGTAAATGCCGGAGATGATGAAATCCGGATTCCGGATGGAAGGGGCGGAAACCGGCATGTTTCGCTTCAAAAAGCCGTATACGGCAAAATCCTGAAAGACGATTCATGCTTTTCCGATATCGATCCGCTGGCGCGCATCAGCCTTTCGGAAAAAATCCGGGACATGGGGCAGTACCTGGACCAACTGCATGACAAGGAACGCCTGGACACAAAGTTTAACCCTGTCAATGCCCGCATGGCCTACTTTGCCCCCTGCCACCAGCGGGAACAGGACATGGGCAGTCCCTATGAAAAAATTCTTGCCCTGGTTCCCGGCTTAGAGATCAAGAGAGCGGGCGGGGCCATGGACTGCTGTGGCATGGGCGGAAGCCTGGGATTTAAGGAAAGTTTCCATGAAGCATCCATCCGGCTCGGCAGGCGGCTGGCCGAAAAAATCAGGGCAGCCGCCCCTGAGGCCATTGTGACCGACTGCCTGAGCTGCCGGCTTCAGTTCCGGCACCTGATGCCGGAGATCCGGGTGTTTCACCCGCTGGAAATACTGCAGCGGGCTTATGAGAAAGCGGAATAG
- a CDS encoding MauE/DoxX family redox-associated membrane protein — MNKAHFLKTEKTWFAAARIFLGAVFLYASYDKILHPQAFAEAVYNYQILPDFAVNAAALVLPWIELAAGLCLIAGVWLPGATLICTLLMTAFTAALVFNQIRGLDVHCGCFSTQAAHGPANLLTVIRDLFFLAVSVYLLVRAVFVPLRKTGNMPGLSA; from the coding sequence ATGAATAAGGCGCATTTTTTAAAAACAGAAAAAACCTGGTTTGCGGCTGCAAGGATTTTTCTGGGCGCGGTGTTTTTGTATGCCAGCTATGACAAGATCCTGCACCCGCAGGCTTTTGCAGAGGCAGTTTACAACTACCAGATTCTGCCCGATTTCGCGGTCAACGCCGCTGCCCTGGTTCTGCCGTGGATTGAACTGGCAGCAGGGCTTTGCCTTATTGCAGGAGTATGGCTGCCCGGGGCAACACTGATCTGCACCCTGCTGATGACCGCGTTTACAGCCGCCCTGGTTTTTAACCAGATCCGGGGGCTGGATGTCCACTGCGGCTGTTTTTCCACCCAGGCCGCCCATGGTCCGGCAAACTTGTTGACCGTGATCCGGGATCTCTTCTTTTTGGCGGTGTCGGTGTACCTGCTGGTGCGCGCCGTGTTTGTGCCCCTGAGAAAAACAGGCAATATGCCCGGCCTGAGCGCGTGA
- a CDS encoding rhodanese-like domain-containing protein, with protein MGQMAGIITAACVLAACVNLLREDGIAFVGDWSTDSRFVDNSGQSLAISLKAASRMYAENEAVFVDARPKSQYDRGRIEGAVSLPWQEVNERFIEVADQLEGGKTIICYCDGENCELSHELALFLSDMGFENSRVLVNGWTKWRQAGLPTQTRDQGNE; from the coding sequence ATGGGGCAGATGGCAGGGATCATTACGGCTGCCTGCGTACTCGCGGCGTGTGTAAACCTGTTGCGCGAAGACGGCATAGCGTTTGTGGGCGACTGGTCCACTGATTCGCGCTTTGTCGACAATTCCGGGCAAAGCCTGGCAATCAGCTTAAAAGCGGCCAGCCGCATGTATGCGGAAAACGAGGCCGTGTTCGTGGATGCCCGCCCCAAAAGCCAGTATGACCGGGGCCGCATCGAAGGGGCAGTGAGTTTGCCCTGGCAGGAAGTAAATGAACGGTTCATCGAAGTCGCAGACCAACTGGAGGGCGGAAAAACCATCATTTGTTACTGCGACGGGGAAAACTGTGAACTGAGCCACGAGCTGGCGCTGTTTCTTTCGGACATGGGGTTTGAAAACTCCCGCGTACTGGTAAACGGCTGGACAAAATGGCGACAGGCAGGACTGCCCACACAAACCAGAGATCAGGGCAATGAATAA
- a CDS encoding universal stress protein — MVPKINHILYATDLSDGARKALGYAVALADACEASLTVIHVIRETSPNAELLISAFLGYPSREEVKQKSREQITEEIKERLGQMCDELGCQLPACRFSLAGVMVEFGRPQEMILNHAETGNYDVLVMGRHDYGLVEGAITGHAAKGLLRHSPIPVFLVPVAGDSEAAPETK; from the coding sequence ATGGTTCCCAAAATAAATCATATTCTCTATGCAACAGATCTCTCCGACGGGGCGCGCAAGGCGCTGGGCTACGCCGTGGCCCTGGCCGACGCCTGTGAAGCATCTTTGACCGTCATTCATGTCATCAGGGAGACTTCGCCCAATGCGGAACTGCTGATCAGCGCCTTTCTGGGCTACCCCAGCCGGGAGGAGGTCAAGCAGAAAAGCCGGGAGCAGATCACCGAAGAAATAAAAGAGCGCCTGGGACAAATGTGCGACGAACTCGGCTGTCAGCTCCCGGCCTGCCGGTTTTCCCTTGCCGGAGTGATGGTGGAATTCGGCCGGCCCCAGGAGATGATTCTCAACCATGCCGAAACCGGCAATTACGATGTGCTGGTAATGGGGCGTCATGATTACGGACTTGTCGAAGGTGCCATAACCGGGCACGCAGCCAAGGGGCTGCTCCGGCACAGCCCCATACCGGTATTTCTCGTGCCGGTGGCCGGCGACAGTGAGGCGGCCCCGGAAACCAAGTAA